The sequence CTTTCTCCATCCTTAGTAAAAGCTACTATAGAAGGAGTTGTTCTATTACCTTCTGCATTTGGAATAACTACAGGTTCTCCACCTTCCATTACAGCAACACATGAGTTAGTTGTTCCTAAGTCAATTCCTATTATTTTACTCATTTTTCAATCCTCCTTATGTATTATATTTATTTTGATATTTTTACCATGCTTGGTCTAATAACCTTATCATTTAGTTTATACCCTTTTTGGAATACTTCTATAATTGTACCTTCTTCATGCTCATCTGATTCCTCTTGAGCTACACCATGATGAAGGTTAGGGTCAAATTTTTCCCCTAATGCTTTTATTTCTTCAAGTCCATTTTTACCTAAAATATCAATTAATTGCTTATACACCATTTCTACACCTTGATAAAAACTATCGTTTTTATCTTTTTCTTCAGTACTTAAGGCTCTATCAAAATTATCTATTACTGATAGCAACTGTGAAATAAGCTCTTGAGCCGCAAAAGAATATATACTTTGCTTCTCCTTTTCAGCTCTTTTTTTATAATTTGTAAAATCAGCTTGAAGTCTTAAATATCTACTATTTAACTTTTCTAATTCTTTTACTTTTTCTTCATACATTTTTTTGTAATCTTCCTCAAGTTCCTTTTCCTTGTCTTCTTCTAATTCATCCCTTACTGCTTCCAAATTGCTATCTACTTCTTCTTTCATTTCATTTTCTTCACACTCTAGGTCATTATTTTTTAATTCTTCGCTCATATTCCCCACCTCTCTAATGTCTTCTCATTTAAGCCACATTATAGAGGTGTAAGATACTAATCCTACACCTCTTTAATGTCATTATTTAATATAATACTTATTTAAAATTTCATTCATATCTAATGCAATAGACTTAACAGCTGAAATTACTTTTGAGTAATCCATTCTAGTAGGTCCAATAACCCCTATCCTTCCAATAGTTTTTCCATTTAATCTATAAGTAGCTGTTATTAAACTACAATTTTGAACTTCTCTATACCTATTCTCACTACCGATAGTTATCTCAATATCATGTTCTCCACTTTTTAGCATCATATCAACAACTGAGTTTTTATCTTCTAAGAATGATAAAAATGATTTAGCTTTTGATACATCATTATATTCAGGAAAATTAAATATGTTAGTTACACCATCTGCATATAAAGTCACTTCTTCTGTTTTATCTAAAGATTGATTGATAAGAGGAACTATACTATTTATAGTTGATTTAATAGTTTCCCTTAAATCATACATTTCATTCATTAAACTTACTTGTAAATCTTCTCCTATCTCATATATTCTGTGTCCTTTTATTTTTTCATTTAATATATTAGATATTTTATTTAATTGGTCACAAGAAAGTTCTTTATCTACCCTAAATATTGTATTTTTTATTATATTTGTATCTGTAACTATTACAACTAAAACTTTAGTTTGATTTACAGGTACTAATTGAATATGCTTCAATCTACTTTGCTTCACCTGTGGTGCAATAGCTAGTGATGTATAATTAGTAAGCTGTGATAAAATTTTTGCTACATTTTGTATCAGACTATCTATTTCGCCTATTTCTCTTAATAATTGATTTCTTACTTGATTTCTTACTTTTTGTGATATTAGTTTTTCTTCCATTAACGAATCAACATATAATCTATATGCCTTGTCTGATGGAATTCTTCCAGCAGAGGTATATGGCTGAATTAAATATCCTAATTCTTCTAAATCTGACATTTCATTTCTTATAGTAGCAGAACTAACACCTAAATCATACTTTTTTGATATAGTTCTAGATCCTACTGGCTCCGCATTAGTTATATAACTGTGGATTATAGCTTGTAAAATTCTCAACTTTCTATCATCAAGTTTCAAATATACCACCCCATTCACCTTAAAAGAACAACCCAGTCATACACAACTTTTAAGTATACTTTGGGGAGAATATAAATATTTTCTCCAATTTTCTTTATTAGCACTCTACGTTAACGAGTGCTAATTCCTATGTTTTAAGTTATCACTGAATTTTAAATTTGTCAATACCTTTTAAATAAAATTTGCCAAAAACATATTCCTTTTATGAAAGTAATTCTCTAAAAACTATATTAGATAAATCAAGCCCTAGTTTAGTTAATTTAATACTATTGTTATTTGTAATAAGAAGACCCTGTTCCATTAATTTTCTTAAAATCTCTCCATAGATTTCGTCTACATCTATCTCAAATCTATTATAAAATTCTTTTTTATTTATCCCTTGTATAAGGCGTAGTCCTAGTATCATGTATTCGGCCATTTCGATTTTTTTGTGAATTTTTTCCTTTTCTTCAATTGGTAACATCCTTTTATCTAAAGAGTGAAAATAAGATTTAAAGTTGTTATAATTATTATATCTAATACTATTAATATTTGAATGTGCTGCTAACCCTAACCCTAAGTAAGGCTTTACTTTCCAATATAATAAATTATGGTTGCATTCATACCCTTCTTTTGCAAAATTTGATATTTCATAATGACTATATCCTCTTTGTTCTAGGGTTTCTATACCTTTATGATACATCTCTCTTTCTTCGTCCTCATCTGGTAGTTCAAGTTTAGACTTAAGATACTCTTTATAAAATCTTGTTCCTTCTTCTAGTTTTAAGCTATAAAAAGAAATATGTTCAACACCTAAAACTGCAACTTTATTTAGTGTTTCAATAACATTTTCTAGAGTTTGGTTAGGCAAGTTAAACATTATATCAACATTCACATTCCTAAATCCCCATTTTCTTATTAATTCATAACTTTTATAAAAATCCATTGTATTATGAATTCTACCTATTCTTTTTAAGAGTTTATCATTTAATGTTTGAGCACCAATACTTACCCTATTAATATTTATTTCCTTATATACTTTTAACTTTTCGTCATCTAAAGTTTTAGGATTTGTTTCTATTGTAAATTCCTCTAATTCATTTAAATTCATTTTCCCATATAAACAACTATATATTTCATAAATATATTTTCCTTCTAAAATAGAAGGAGTACCTCCTCCTATAAATATAGTTTTAACTACATAATCTTTTAATAACCTTGAGTACATATCTATTTCTTTTTTTAAATAATATATATAATTATCTATCAAATCCAATTTGTCTGGAAATGATTTAAAGTCACAATAATAACATTTACTCTTACAAAATGGTATATGTATATATATACCCAGTTCCTTCATGTATATTCCTCCTGTTTTTATAATTGCCTTTAATATTATTTTATAAAAAAGTCTTCCTTTAAAATGAAAGATTCTCAAGGTTGACTTTTTTGAAACATATAGAAAAAACACACTCTTGTGTGTTTTTTCTTATAAATACAAATATTATTTCTATTTATCATCAAATTTTAATACTGCTAGGAACGCTTCTTGAGGAACTTCTACATTACCTATTTGTCTCATACGCTTTTTACCCTCTTTTTGTTTTTGAAGTAGCTTTTTCTTTCTACTTATATCTCCACCATAACATTTAGCTAATACATCTTTTCTAAGTGCTTTTACTGTTTCTCTAGCAATTATCTTCGAACCTATAGCTGCTTGTATAGGTATAGGGAATAAATGTCTAGGTATTTCTTCTTTTAACTTTGATGCAATGTGTCTACCTCTCTCATAAGATTTCTCACTGTGCACAATAATTGAAAATGCGTCTACTACTTCTCCATTTATTAAGACATCTAATTTTACTAACTCTGAACGTTCATACCCTTTAAGTTCATAGTCTAGTGAAGCGTAACCTTTAGTTTTAGACTTTAATGCATCGAAAAAGTCATATATTACTTCATTTAATGGTAAATCATAGTGTAAAACTACTCTTGTTTGGTCAATATATTCCATATTATTAAATGTACCTCTTCTATTTTGACATAACTCCATAATTGCACCTACATAATCAGTAGGAGACATTATAGAAGCTGAGACTATAGGTTCTTCCATATAATCTATTTCAGTCATGGGTGGTAAATTAGTAGGATTTTGTATTTCTAATTCTGTACCGTCCTTCTTTTTAACTTTATAAATAACACTTGGTGCTGTTGTTACTATACTTAAATTAAATTCTCTTTCAAGTCTTTCCTGTATAATTTCCATGTGTAATAATCCTAAAAAGCCACACCTAAATCCAAAACCTAATGCTGCCGAAGCTTCTGGCTCAAATACTAATGATGCATCATTTACTTGTAACTTTTCCAAAGCATCTCTTACACTATTATAATCTTCTCCTTCTGCTGGATATATCCCACAGTAAACCATTGGTACAACTTTTTTATAACCTGGTAATGGTTTGTCAGTAGGATTATCTCCATCAGTTATTGTATCCCCTACTCTTGCATCTCTTACATTTTTTATACTAGCAGCAACATATCCTACATCCCCTGCTTTTAATTCATCAACAGGAACTTGATTTGGTGCTTGAATCCCAACCTCTGTAACTTCAAATTCTTTACCTGTAGCCATCATCTTTATTTTCATACCTGGCTTTATCGCACCTTCTTTAACTCTTATATAAGCTATAACCCCTTTATAACTATCGTAATAAGAATCAAATATAAGAGCTTTTAAAGGAGCATTTTTATCTCCTTCTGGTGCAGGTATTATCTGTACTAAACTCTCTAATACATCTTCTATATTTATACCCTCTTTTGCTGAAATCATAGGAACATTTTCACAGTCTAAGCCTATTACTTCCTCTATTTCATTTTTTATTTCTTCTGGTCTTGCACTTGGTAAATCTATCTTATTTATAACAGGAATTATTTCCAAGTCCTGATCTACTGCTAAATACACGTTGGCTAATGTTTGTGCTTCTATTCCTTGAGCTGCATCTACTACAAGTAAAGCCCCTTCACAAGCCGCTAAGCTTCTAGAAACTTCGTAATTAAAATCTACATGTCCTGGTGTATCTATTAAGTTAAGTATATACTCCTGTCCATCTTTAGCTTTATAAACAAGTCTTATTGTTTGTAGCTTTATAGTTATTCCTCTTTCTCTTTCTAGATCCATATTATCTAATACTTGCTCCTGCATTTCTCTTTCAGTTAATAAACCTGTTCTTTCTATCAATCTATCTGCTAAAGTCGATTTTCCGTGATCTATATGAGCAATTATTGAGAAGTTGCGGACTCTCTT comes from Caldisalinibacter kiritimatiensis and encodes:
- the grpE gene encoding nucleotide exchange factor GrpE; this encodes MSEELKNNDLECEENEMKEEVDSNLEAVRDELEEDKEKELEEDYKKMYEEKVKELEKLNSRYLRLQADFTNYKKRAEKEKQSIYSFAAQELISQLLSVIDNFDRALSTEEKDKNDSFYQGVEMVYKQLIDILGKNGLEEIKALGEKFDPNLHHGVAQEESDEHEEGTIIEVFQKGYKLNDKVIRPSMVKISK
- the hrcA gene encoding heat-inducible transcriptional repressor HrcA — its product is MKLDDRKLRILQAIIHSYITNAEPVGSRTISKKYDLGVSSATIRNEMSDLEELGYLIQPYTSAGRIPSDKAYRLYVDSLMEEKLISQKVRNQVRNQLLREIGEIDSLIQNVAKILSQLTNYTSLAIAPQVKQSRLKHIQLVPVNQTKVLVVIVTDTNIIKNTIFRVDKELSCDQLNKISNILNEKIKGHRIYEIGEDLQVSLMNEMYDLRETIKSTINSIVPLINQSLDKTEEVTLYADGVTNIFNFPEYNDVSKAKSFLSFLEDKNSVVDMMLKSGEHDIEITIGSENRYREVQNCSLITATYRLNGKTIGRIGVIGPTRMDYSKVISAVKSIALDMNEILNKYYIK
- the hemW gene encoding radical SAM family heme chaperone HemW; the encoded protein is MKELGIYIHIPFCKSKCYYCDFKSFPDKLDLIDNYIYYLKKEIDMYSRLLKDYVVKTIFIGGGTPSILEGKYIYEIYSCLYGKMNLNELEEFTIETNPKTLDDEKLKVYKEININRVSIGAQTLNDKLLKRIGRIHNTMDFYKSYELIRKWGFRNVNVDIMFNLPNQTLENVIETLNKVAVLGVEHISFYSLKLEEGTRFYKEYLKSKLELPDEDEEREMYHKGIETLEQRGYSHYEISNFAKEGYECNHNLLYWKVKPYLGLGLAAHSNINSIRYNNYNNFKSYFHSLDKRMLPIEEKEKIHKKIEMAEYMILGLRLIQGINKKEFYNRFEIDVDEIYGEILRKLMEQGLLITNNNSIKLTKLGLDLSNIVFRELLS
- the lepA gene encoding translation elongation factor 4; this encodes MDDKQKRVRNFSIIAHIDHGKSTLADRLIERTGLLTEREMQEQVLDNMDLERERGITIKLQTIRLVYKAKDGQEYILNLIDTPGHVDFNYEVSRSLAACEGALLVVDAAQGIEAQTLANVYLAVDQDLEIIPVINKIDLPSARPEEIKNEIEEVIGLDCENVPMISAKEGINIEDVLESLVQIIPAPEGDKNAPLKALIFDSYYDSYKGVIAYIRVKEGAIKPGMKIKMMATGKEFEVTEVGIQAPNQVPVDELKAGDVGYVAASIKNVRDARVGDTITDGDNPTDKPLPGYKKVVPMVYCGIYPAEGEDYNSVRDALEKLQVNDASLVFEPEASAALGFGFRCGFLGLLHMEIIQERLEREFNLSIVTTAPSVIYKVKKKDGTELEIQNPTNLPPMTEIDYMEEPIVSASIMSPTDYVGAIMELCQNRRGTFNNMEYIDQTRVVLHYDLPLNEVIYDFFDALKSKTKGYASLDYELKGYERSELVKLDVLINGEVVDAFSIIVHSEKSYERGRHIASKLKEEIPRHLFPIPIQAAIGSKIIARETVKALRKDVLAKCYGGDISRKKKLLQKQKEGKKRMRQIGNVEVPQEAFLAVLKFDDK